From Leptotrichia wadei, one genomic window encodes:
- a CDS encoding type IV toxin-antitoxin system AbiEi family antitoxin domain-containing protein — protein MLKITNDKLNNFFENNTIITVKEAEKIGIKRQILSNLCKKGILERVKQGVYQKNDTITDEFVKIQKNNNVIFSNTTALYFHNLTDRVPNTISITVPQGYNVLHITKKSENLKIHYVKKEIFESGKIETLSKMGAKIYIYDKERTICDIIKNKEKIDVDVFSKALKLFFKNKDIKVRKLIKYSKELKIDKKVREYLEVLI, from the coding sequence ATGTTAAAAATTACAAATGATAAATTAAATAATTTTTTTGAAAATAATACTATAATAACAGTTAAAGAAGCAGAAAAAATCGGTATAAAAAGACAGATTCTTTCTAATTTATGTAAAAAAGGAATTTTAGAAAGAGTAAAGCAAGGAGTTTATCAGAAAAATGATACAATTACAGATGAATTTGTAAAAATACAAAAAAATAATAATGTGATTTTTTCAAATACGACTGCTCTATATTTTCATAATTTAACAGATAGAGTACCAAATACAATTTCAATAACAGTTCCACAAGGTTATAATGTTTTGCATATTACAAAAAAATCTGAAAATTTGAAAATTCATTATGTGAAAAAGGAAATATTTGAAAGTGGGAAAATTGAAACTTTGAGTAAAATGGGGGCTAAAATTTATATCTATGATAAAGAGAGAACGATATGTGATATTATAAAAAATAAAGAAAAAATTGATGTGGATGTATTTTCAAAGGCATTAAAATTATTTTTTAAAAATAAGGATATAAAAGTAAGAAAATTGATAAAATATAGTAAAGAATTGAAAATTGATAAAAAAGTAAGAGAATATTTGGAGGTTTTGATATGA
- a CDS encoding nucleotidyltransferase family protein, whose protein sequence is MLKIGIVAEYNPFHNGHLYQIRKIREIFGKDVFIAVVGSGDFVQRGEISFFDKWEKTQVNLECGVNLVAELPLYYSIQNAEIFSKMATRILDYLGMDIQVFGAEEENIEVLQKVLDLQKRQDYKDKLMGYMKKGNSYSTSQRLALKEYELDGIVKSNNILALEYMREIEKSNLGIKPFIVKREISEYNEEKVEKERKEFASASFLRNELEKILEEFCGDKNLKSKKLILKKLEKIQKFVPEKSFEIILENLEFKIKNGINFQKLKEEIFKIVKYKILTEKKEKIMEIYDINCEIYARIYKGAEISKNYREFLENTKSRNLSNRRVERIILNILLNIKAGMMDFEINYVRILGFDKKGQEYLREIRENNNFEDIEGKNGFEKKNIFVNWKDIEKFGKFFENNGNMGNSENIEKKENIKNFKIQENFFEKIKIEKNGFLLKELFLEKKEKLNPIVYLNN, encoded by the coding sequence TTGTTAAAAATAGGAATTGTTGCTGAATATAATCCATTTCACAACGGTCATTTGTATCAAATCAGGAAAATTAGGGAAATATTTGGTAAAGATGTCTTTATTGCTGTTGTAGGAAGTGGGGATTTTGTTCAGCGGGGAGAAATTTCGTTTTTTGATAAATGGGAAAAAACGCAGGTTAATTTAGAGTGTGGTGTTAATTTAGTTGCAGAACTTCCACTTTACTATTCGATTCAAAATGCTGAGATTTTTTCAAAGATGGCGACACGAATTTTGGATTATTTGGGAATGGATATTCAGGTTTTTGGAGCGGAGGAGGAAAATATTGAGGTTTTGCAAAAGGTGCTTGATTTGCAGAAAAGGCAGGATTACAAGGACAAACTTATGGGATATATGAAAAAAGGCAATAGTTACAGCACTTCTCAAAGGTTGGCATTGAAGGAATATGAACTGGATGGAATTGTGAAGTCGAATAATATTTTGGCTTTAGAATATATGCGTGAGATTGAGAAAAGTAATCTTGGAATAAAGCCGTTTATTGTAAAAAGGGAAATTTCAGAATATAATGAAGAAAAAGTTGAAAAAGAGAGGAAAGAGTTTGCCAGTGCTTCGTTTTTACGGAATGAACTGGAAAAAATTTTGGAAGAATTTTGTGGTGATAAAAATTTAAAATCAAAAAAACTTATTTTGAAAAAACTGGAAAAAATTCAGAAATTTGTACCAGAAAAATCTTTTGAAATAATTCTTGAAAATTTAGAATTTAAAATAAAAAATGGAATTAATTTTCAAAAACTAAAGGAAGAAATCTTTAAAATCGTAAAATATAAGATTTTGACTGAAAAAAAAGAAAAAATAATGGAAATTTATGACATTAATTGTGAAATTTATGCTAGAATATATAAGGGAGCGGAAATTTCAAAAAATTATAGGGAATTTTTGGAAAATACGAAGTCAAGAAACTTATCAAACAGGCGTGTGGAGCGGATTATTTTAAATATTTTGTTAAACATAAAGGCTGGAATGATGGATTTTGAGATAAATTATGTCAGAATTTTGGGATTTGATAAAAAGGGACAGGAATATTTGAGGGAAATTCGAGAAAATAATAATTTTGAAGATATTGAGGGAAAAAATGGTTTTGAGAAAAAAAATATTTTTGTAAATTGGAAAGATATAGAAAAATTTGGAAAGTTTTTTGAAAATAATGGAAATATGGGAAATTCAGAAAATATAGAAAAAAAAGAAAATATAAAAAATTTTAAAATTCAAGAAAATTTTTTTGAAAAAATAAAAATTGAAAAAAATGGATTTCTGTTAAAAGAATTATTTTTGGAGAAAAAAGAAAAATTAAATCCAATTGTTTATTTAAATAATTAA
- the feoB gene encoding ferrous iron transport protein B — translation MINVAFVGNPNVGKTALINQISHASLKMGNWPGVTIEKKEVFFKVGDEDVKLIDLPGIYNLSMSTAEERVSRDFLLDEKVDVIINVLDSTSLEKNIYLTALLKELDIPVVMALNFEDEFKRIGYQLDIEKFEKQLGVPVMFTSGRSGAGVDKLMEKAVELYKKNSSDKKIQHRLPFEKEIEDNIKSLKDKLENDKSYEKVLEKYPVEWLAIKILEDDTNVAARVKTEFGVSVSNIGETEKKNIENRYGIEPQDALARERYGIVRGIISMNLKRGTGDKFALTDKIDKVLLNKFFGGIAFLAIIYAVFVIVFDGSSPFIDWIDGFFSNFVIKYVGHAIEGVPDWLSSFILDGILAGVGSVLTFVPLMFFIYFFMAILEESGYMARVAFILNKMMTKVGLSGKAFIPMLIGFGCTVPAIYSTRTLEDEKTRRLTGVIATFMSCGARLPVYSLLAAAFFSKNAALVVVSIYVFGVFMALLVAFILKRFKYFKGNNTELLIELPPYRLPGAKAVWSNMRSRTFSYIKKATTIVLGILLIIWFFQYFPNKGDAESSYIGQAAKVVQPVFKPTGFGDRWEPVASIVPSIIAKETVVGFLGQILLSQGDDEKKEYNFVSDLKDQVVGLGGAAVESVKSLGHIATFKITTLEMKSQEELDQDAGGNIIPAIRSLWNDKYGQLRAYSFMLYVLLVVPCAVAMGALKQEFGWKLLAFQVSMLLILPYVVSTLFFNIARLFI, via the coding sequence ATGATAAATGTGGCATTTGTCGGAAATCCTAATGTTGGGAAAACCGCTTTAATTAATCAAATTTCACATGCAAGTTTAAAAATGGGGAACTGGCCAGGGGTAACAATTGAAAAAAAAGAAGTATTTTTTAAGGTCGGAGATGAAGATGTAAAATTAATTGATTTGCCAGGAATTTACAATTTATCAATGAGTACGGCAGAAGAAAGAGTTTCACGAGATTTTTTGCTGGATGAAAAAGTTGATGTGATAATTAATGTGCTAGATTCGACATCGCTTGAAAAAAATATTTATTTGACTGCTTTATTAAAGGAACTTGATATTCCAGTTGTGATGGCACTTAACTTTGAGGATGAATTTAAAAGAATTGGCTATCAATTGGATATAGAAAAATTTGAAAAGCAATTGGGAGTTCCAGTTATGTTCACAAGTGGAAGATCTGGAGCTGGAGTAGACAAACTTATGGAAAAAGCTGTAGAACTTTACAAAAAAAATTCTTCAGATAAAAAAATACAGCATAGATTGCCATTTGAAAAGGAAATCGAAGATAATATTAAAAGTTTGAAGGATAAATTGGAAAATGATAAATCATATGAAAAAGTTTTAGAAAAATATCCAGTAGAATGGCTAGCAATTAAAATTTTGGAAGATGATACCAATGTAGCGGCAAGAGTAAAAACTGAATTTGGAGTAAGTGTTTCAAATATCGGAGAAACTGAAAAGAAAAATATTGAAAATCGTTACGGAATCGAACCTCAAGATGCTTTGGCAAGAGAGAGATATGGAATCGTTCGTGGAATTATCTCGATGAACCTAAAAAGAGGTACTGGAGATAAATTTGCATTAACTGATAAAATTGACAAAGTTCTTTTGAATAAGTTTTTTGGTGGAATAGCATTTCTTGCTATAATTTATGCTGTTTTCGTAATCGTATTTGATGGAAGTTCGCCGTTTATCGACTGGATTGATGGGTTCTTTAGTAACTTTGTCATAAAATATGTGGGTCACGCCATTGAAGGGGTGCCAGATTGGTTAAGCAGTTTTATACTTGATGGAATTTTGGCTGGTGTAGGTTCAGTATTGACATTCGTTCCACTTATGTTCTTTATTTACTTCTTCATGGCAATTCTTGAAGAAAGCGGATATATGGCTCGTGTTGCATTTATTTTAAATAAAATGATGACAAAAGTTGGACTTTCAGGAAAAGCATTCATCCCAATGCTAATCGGATTTGGATGTACAGTTCCAGCAATTTATTCAACAAGAACATTGGAAGATGAAAAAACAAGAAGATTGACAGGAGTTATCGCAACATTTATGTCATGTGGAGCAAGACTGCCGGTTTATTCATTACTTGCAGCGGCGTTTTTCAGTAAAAATGCAGCTTTAGTAGTAGTTTCAATCTATGTTTTTGGTGTATTTATGGCCCTTTTAGTAGCTTTTATATTAAAAAGATTTAAATACTTTAAAGGAAACAACACAGAATTACTTATAGAATTACCGCCATATAGACTTCCAGGTGCAAAAGCTGTCTGGAGTAATATGAGATCAAGAACTTTCTCTTACATAAAAAAAGCAACTACAATAGTTTTAGGAATCCTGTTAATTATCTGGTTCTTCCAATATTTCCCAAATAAAGGAGATGCTGAAAGTTCATATATAGGTCAAGCAGCAAAAGTTGTTCAGCCTGTATTCAAGCCAACTGGTTTTGGTGATAGATGGGAACCTGTAGCTTCTATTGTGCCAAGTATCATTGCAAAAGAAACAGTAGTTGGATTTTTAGGACAAATTTTATTATCTCAAGGAGATGATGAGAAAAAAGAATATAATTTTGTATCAGATTTAAAAGATCAAGTAGTTGGATTGGGAGGAGCAGCAGTAGAGTCAGTAAAATCATTAGGACATATTGCAACCTTCAAAATTACGACATTGGAAATGAAAAGTCAGGAGGAGCTTGACCAAGATGCAGGTGGAAACATCATTCCAGCAATTAGAAGCTTGTGGAATGACAAATATGGTCAACTAAGAGCATACTCATTTATGCTGTATGTCCTTTTGGTAGTGCCATGTGCCGTAGCAATGGGAGCTTTAAAACAAGAATTTGGATGGAAATTATTAGCATTTCAAGTGTCAATGCTGTTAATTCTGCCTTACGTAGTATCAACCTTATTCTTCAATATCGCAAGGCTATTTATATAG
- a CDS encoding FeoB-associated Cys-rich membrane protein, giving the protein MIIKTVIIAIIAAAIVFAVFRKIYKDYKKNKNLCGTDCCHCSTGSTCSPHKENHAK; this is encoded by the coding sequence ATGATAATAAAAACAGTTATCATCGCTATAATTGCAGCTGCAATCGTATTTGCAGTATTTAGAAAAATATACAAGGACTACAAAAAAAATAAAAATCTTTGTGGAACAGACTGCTGTCATTGTTCAACTGGTTCAACTTGCAGTCCACATAAAGAAAATCATGCTAAGTAG
- a CDS encoding helix-turn-helix domain-containing protein → MNLEDKRLIYYTLKSRIRKKKLNYKEISKKMNISESGLNKKMNGKNFFTQSEIYELKELLELSNDELVQIFF, encoded by the coding sequence ATGAATTTAGAAGATAAGAGACTAATATACTATACATTGAAAAGTAGAATTAGAAAAAAGAAATTGAACTATAAAGAAATATCAAAAAAAATGAATATATCAGAAAGTGGACTTAATAAAAAAATGAATGGAAAAAATTTTTTTACACAATCAGAAATATATGAATTAAAAGAATTGTTAGAATTGAGTAATGATGAATTGGTACAGATATTTTTTTAA
- a CDS encoding protein rep — MKTDTEKVIEEKENYYLKALEWYSEYEIISKSEYSSINTCFNNYIECHENSMKFTKNLRCKRRSCPICDEIDRSAKYFEIMKKIENFKNRYLIFILTINGKNVEIDDKSRLQNELNVVRTNFNKLVKSPFLKKTVKGYLRVTEIAYNPERNSFLPHLHILLFTIKGIYKHFKMKELKEMIQTKWNILNGFKTNVRLEKLGTEEKVQKTVSYLTHSKKKRLKNFFDNDENKTILSIYLNIIKRKRIYYWSKFKE; from the coding sequence ATGAAAACAGATACAGAAAAAGTGATAGAAGAGAAGGAAAATTATTATTTAAAGGCTCTTGAATGGTATTCTGAATACGAAATAATATCAAAATCTGAATACAGCAGTATTAATACCTGTTTTAATAATTATATTGAATGCCACGAAAACTCAATGAAATTTACTAAAAATTTAAGATGTAAACGGAGAAGCTGTCCTATATGTGATGAAATAGACAGAAGTGCCAAATATTTTGAAATAATGAAGAAAATAGAAAATTTTAAAAATAGATATTTGATATTTATACTGACAATAAATGGAAAAAATGTTGAAATTGATGATAAAAGTAGATTACAAAATGAATTAAATGTAGTAAGGACAAACTTTAATAAATTAGTCAAAAGTCCTTTTTTGAAAAAGACTGTAAAAGGATATTTAAGAGTAACGGAAATAGCTTATAATCCTGAAAGAAATTCTTTTCTTCCTCATTTACATATCCTGCTATTTACAATAAAAGGGATATACAAACATTTTAAAATGAAAGAATTAAAAGAAATGATACAGACTAAATGGAATATTCTAAATGGATTTAAAACCAATGTTCGTTTAGAAAAATTAGGTACAGAAGAAAAAGTACAGAAAACAGTATCTTATTTAACTCATTCTAAAAAGAAAAGATTGAAAAATTTTTTTGATAATGATGAAAATAAGACAATTCTTTCTATTTATTTAAATATTATAAAAAGGAAAAGAATATATTATTGGAGTAAATTTAAAGAATAA
- a CDS encoding XRE family transcriptional regulator — protein MKKNLLKSKMSLHEDNNKTLAHKLKITPSAFSRKINGTSNFTIEEMKFIRKEYELSDVEFLDIFFDN, from the coding sequence ATGAAAAAGAATCTTTTAAAATCAAAAATGAGTTTACACGAAGACAACAATAAAACACTTGCACATAAATTAAAAATAACTCCTTCAGCATTTTCAAGAAAAATAAATGGAACTAGTAATTTTACTATTGAAGAAATGAAATTTATTAGGAAAGAATATGAATTGAGTGATGTTGAGTTTTTGGATATTTTTTTTGATAATTAA
- a CDS encoding FeoA family protein produces MTLVEGKVGDKFLLKDIDQKKLDTRLLSLGVCRGDACTIENIANGNVLIKTVETKIVISTNLANHIQIEVVK; encoded by the coding sequence ATGACGTTAGTAGAAGGAAAAGTCGGAGACAAGTTTTTGTTAAAGGACATTGATCAAAAAAAATTAGACACACGGTTGTTAAGTCTAGGAGTTTGTAGAGGAGATGCATGCACAATTGAAAATATTGCAAATGGAAATGTCCTTATAAAGACAGTTGAAACTAAAATTGTCATTAGTACAAATTTAGCAAATCACATTCAAATTGAGGTGGTAAAATGA
- a CDS encoding type II toxin-antitoxin system RelB/DinJ family antitoxin: MSATTINIDDNTKKEAQELLKDMGMNLSTAVNVFLKQLVKEQRIPFEIGNPRPSQELLEALREVEKMKKNPNMGKRYSSSKEMIKDILENDE; encoded by the coding sequence ATGAGTGCAACAACTATAAATATAGATGATAACACTAAAAAAGAAGCTCAAGAATTGTTAAAAGATATGGGAATGAATTTGAGTACAGCAGTAAATGTATTTTTAAAACAATTAGTAAAGGAGCAAAGAATACCTTTTGAGATTGGAAATCCACGTCCAAGTCAAGAATTATTAGAAGCATTAAGGGAAGTAGAGAAAATGAAGAAAAATCCCAATATGGGCAAAAGATATTCTTCTTCAAAAGAAATGATAAAGGACATACTGGAAAATGATGAATAA
- a CDS encoding helix-turn-helix domain-containing protein: MEENNKELNNKILGEIIRNYRKRKGLSLENLAKQMDITKLSIQKYEVGKRTIPFNTLLDFFRILEIPLNELEKFFKKEEKSEIREILSNLFKENKRITAIICFIDYLENLGFSFNVINSIDEENGLIYGDVEDAIRNPKVIAVRSPNKKYIFYIGIKDFLSFISLRSENNINDFINYLEVYHLDRSDTGYDDEEIERMEKIFKKVPLKKPSIFKEIIEKLNEKTKNK, encoded by the coding sequence ATGGAAGAAAATAATAAAGAATTAAATAATAAAATTTTGGGAGAGATAATAAGAAATTATAGAAAAAGAAAAGGATTGAGTTTGGAAAATCTTGCCAAGCAAATGGATATAACAAAATTAAGTATACAAAAATATGAAGTTGGGAAAAGAACAATACCATTTAATACTTTGCTTGATTTTTTTAGAATACTTGAGATACCTTTAAATGAATTGGAAAAATTTTTTAAAAAAGAAGAAAAATCAGAAATAAGAGAAATTTTAAGTAATTTATTTAAAGAAAACAAGAGAATAACAGCTATAATATGTTTTATTGATTATTTAGAAAATTTAGGATTTTCATTCAATGTGATAAATTCGATAGATGAAGAAAACGGATTGATTTATGGAGATGTAGAAGACGCTATAAGAAACCCTAAAGTGATAGCTGTGCGAAGTCCAAATAAAAAATATATATTTTATATTGGAATCAAGGATTTTCTTTCATTTATAAGTCTTCGTTCAGAAAATAATATAAATGATTTTATAAATTATCTTGAAGTATATCACTTAGATAGAAGTGATACAGGATATGATGATGAAGAAATAGAAAGAATGGAAAAAATATTTAAAAAAGTACCTTTGAAAAAACCAAGTATTTTTAAAGAAATTATTGAAAAATTGAATGAGAAAACTAAAAACAAATAA
- a CDS encoding alpha/beta hydrolase, translating to MGTELLIAVNVLFMIFFFVIAYLSIRYFINQIEKYPRITFEEVYNSKKLRQKYNIENNKANPYDYGYNFKEIEYKSGKIQLYGWLIENKDATKTMIISHGRGVNRLAALQYLGMFKDIGLDKEYNFFIPDLRNSGKSDVARTKMGYCFGQDIFHTMEMLKERFGKNNFTLYGFSQGGMGSAIASKMYVKVLRKKGIVIEKLILDSSISNIRKRIKEDAKKRRVPKFIVSVIVRIFNFRVGSHLDKLKLSYLLKRIPTLIIQSKNDKATTYGMLMEEYNELAQNEHIRLKVFEKGSHTRIYADPDCKDEYAKAVKEFLVN from the coding sequence ATGGGAACGGAGTTGTTAATAGCAGTTAATGTGCTGTTTATGATATTTTTCTTTGTGATTGCGTATTTGTCAATAAGGTATTTTATTAATCAAATTGAGAAGTATCCGAGAATTACATTTGAAGAGGTGTATAATAGTAAAAAGTTAAGACAGAAGTATAATATTGAGAATAATAAGGCAAATCCTTATGATTACGGGTACAATTTTAAGGAAATTGAGTATAAATCGGGGAAAATTCAGCTTTATGGATGGCTTATTGAAAATAAGGATGCTACGAAGACTATGATTATTTCTCATGGGCGTGGTGTGAATAGACTGGCGGCATTGCAGTATTTGGGGATGTTTAAGGATATTGGGCTTGATAAGGAGTATAATTTTTTTATTCCAGATTTGAGAAATTCTGGAAAGTCTGATGTGGCTAGAACTAAGATGGGATATTGTTTTGGGCAGGATATTTTTCATACTATGGAAATGTTAAAAGAAAGATTTGGAAAGAATAATTTTACGTTGTATGGGTTTTCACAAGGGGGAATGGGATCTGCCATTGCTTCTAAAATGTATGTAAAGGTACTCAGAAAAAAAGGGATAGTTATTGAGAAATTAATATTGGACAGTTCAATTTCAAATATAAGAAAGAGAATCAAGGAAGATGCCAAAAAACGTCGTGTTCCAAAATTTATTGTAAGTGTTATTGTGAGAATCTTTAATTTTAGAGTTGGAAGCCATCTTGATAAATTGAAGCTGTCGTATTTGCTAAAAAGAATACCGACTTTAATTATTCAGTCTAAAAATGACAAAGCGACAACTTACGGAATGCTTATGGAAGAATATAATGAATTGGCGCAAAATGAACATATTAGATTAAAAGTTTTTGAAAAGGGTTCACATACTAGAATTTATGCTGATCCTGATTGTAAGGATGAATATGCCAAGGCAGTAAAGGAATTTTTGGTAAATTAA
- a CDS encoding type II toxin-antitoxin system YafQ family toxin, whose protein sequence is MMNNDKVIYSIRATKQFRKSLKRVERRGYNIDLLDEVVDMLSKGKKLPEKNKDHKLQGKFTNSRECHITPDWLLIYEIENDELLLYLTDTGTHSDLFG, encoded by the coding sequence ATGATGAATAACGATAAAGTGATATACTCGATACGGGCAACAAAGCAATTTCGTAAGAGTTTGAAACGTGTAGAAAGACGTGGATATAATATAGATTTATTAGATGAAGTTGTGGATATGCTATCAAAAGGAAAAAAATTACCTGAAAAGAACAAAGACCATAAATTGCAAGGGAAATTTACTAACAGTAGAGAGTGCCATATCACTCCAGACTGGTTATTAATATACGAAATAGAAAATGATGAACTTTTGTTATATTTGACAGATACAGGAACTCACAGCGATTTATTTGGATAA
- a CDS encoding helix-turn-helix domain-containing protein, translating to MENVGKRLKSLREKYKFSLEEVARKIKSSAGAISRYENNERKINSESLIRLSNLYNVSPEYILYGINKDSNNLESSILSFFNNENIDFKEKEELFNKIQNAFFKEKFK from the coding sequence ATGGAAAATGTAGGAAAAAGATTAAAGAGTTTGAGAGAAAAGTACAAATTTTCTTTGGAAGAAGTGGCTAGAAAAATAAAATCATCTGCTGGTGCTATTTCACGATATGAAAATAACGAGAGGAAAATAAATAGTGAGAGTTTGATTAGACTATCAAATTTATACAATGTTTCGCCTGAATACATATTATACGGTATAAATAAAGATTCCAATAATTTAGAATCATCCATTCTATCGTTTTTTAATAATGAAAATATAGATTTTAAAGAAAAAGAGGAATTGTTCAATAAGATTCAAAATGCATTTTTTAAAGAAAAATTTAAATAA
- a CDS encoding tyrosine-type recombinase/integrase: MKKYKNANGTGSITKVKINRTNPFRVRVTNPVTKKRHSLGYFSTKKEATEVLNKYFNNPYNLENHRIKFKDLFELFKNSKKDIVAKNTLNSYINSFKRCKELHNLVFKDISTPVLQNLINDLNCSISTKSITKGFLKIFWDYAREIDILEKNRAEFINLPKETEIKEKKPFNYDEIEKLWENTDIIWVKYILIMIYTGMRIEETVELKKENVDLQQEFIHGGNKTRKGKNRSIPIHKDIVEIIKELYENSPTDYLIYNDKWIFSKKKNENKPLRKNYFREKFYKTLETLKINKHKPHDCRKTLATLMSNQKINNIVITDIMGHENIATTKQYYIQTDKQKLKLSMNSLNFRKTS; the protein is encoded by the coding sequence ATGAAAAAGTATAAAAATGCAAACGGTACAGGGAGTATAACAAAAGTTAAAATAAATAGAACGAATCCTTTTAGAGTTAGAGTTACTAACCCTGTAACTAAAAAAAGACATTCTTTGGGATATTTCAGCACTAAAAAGGAAGCAACAGAAGTATTAAACAAATATTTTAATAATCCTTACAATTTAGAAAATCATAGAATTAAATTTAAAGATTTGTTTGAGTTATTTAAAAACAGTAAAAAAGATATTGTTGCTAAAAATACTTTGAACAGTTACATCAATAGTTTTAAACGATGTAAAGAGTTACATAATCTGGTTTTTAAAGATATTAGCACTCCAGTATTGCAAAATCTAATAAATGATTTAAATTGTAGTATTTCAACTAAAAGTATAACAAAAGGATTTTTAAAAATTTTTTGGGACTATGCGAGAGAAATAGACATATTGGAAAAAAATAGAGCAGAATTTATAAATTTACCAAAAGAAACTGAAATCAAAGAAAAAAAACCTTTTAATTATGATGAAATAGAAAAATTATGGGAAAACACGGATATAATATGGGTAAAATATATTTTAATTATGATTTATACAGGTATGAGAATCGAAGAAACTGTAGAATTGAAAAAGGAAAATGTAGATTTACAGCAGGAATTTATACACGGTGGAAATAAAACTAGAAAAGGAAAAAATAGAAGCATACCTATTCATAAAGATATAGTTGAAATTATAAAAGAGCTTTATGAAAACAGTCCAACAGATTATTTAATATACAATGATAAATGGATATTCAGTAAAAAAAAGAATGAGAATAAGCCTTTAAGAAAAAATTATTTTCGTGAGAAATTTTATAAAACATTGGAAACTTTAAAAATTAATAAACATAAACCTCACGATTGTAGAAAAACACTAGCAACACTTATGAGTAATCAAAAAATAAATAATATTGTGATAACAGATATAATGGGACACGAAAATATTGCGACAACAAAACAATATTATATTCAGACAGATAAACAAAAACTAAAGTTATCAATGAATAGTTTAAATTTTAGAAAAACTTCATAG
- a CDS encoding nucleotidyl transferase AbiEii/AbiGii toxin family protein, which yields MTSEKLKGKIKSFSEKSNLKAQEVLQMYFFERFLTRLEKSKYRAKFIIKGGFLISSIIGIQNRTTMDYDIYMIFKLKNDKINVNNLKQAILETAKNRNSMEEILESKEILEDIKNNEYLNKQWNIY from the coding sequence ATGACATCAGAAAAGTTAAAAGGGAAAATAAAAAGTTTTTCAGAAAAAAGTAATTTGAAAGCACAGGAAGTGTTGCAAATGTATTTTTTTGAAAGATTTTTGACTCGATTAGAAAAATCAAAATACAGAGCGAAATTTATAATAAAAGGTGGATTTTTAATTTCATCAATTATTGGTATACAAAATAGAACAACGATGGATTATGATATTTATATGATTTTTAAATTGAAAAATGATAAAATAAATGTAAATAATTTGAAACAAGCAATTTTGGAAACGGCAAAAAATAGAAATTCAATGGAAGAAATATTAGAAAGCAAGGAAATTTTAGAAGATATTAAAAATAATGAATATTTGAATAAACAATGGAATATTTATTAA
- a CDS encoding chorismate mutase, which translates to MIKLIAERSDYVRQAAYFKKSKTDVKAADRVEKIIKKVREKAKIYGCSPDVVELIIGEEMKTFEKNE; encoded by the coding sequence ATTATAAAATTAATTGCAGAGCGTTCAGATTATGTAAGACAGGCAGCATATTTTAAAAAGTCAAAAACAGATGTAAAAGCAGCTGATAGAGTTGAGAAAATAATAAAAAAGGTCAGGGAAAAGGCTAAAATTTATGGTTGCAGTCCAGATGTTGTGGAATTGATTATTGGTGAAGAAATGAAAACTTTTGAAAAAAATGAATAG